The Erwinia sorbitola nucleotide sequence CGGATGCCGTCAATCTCGGCAGGGAGGATCTCAGCATTATGTTCACGTGGCTGCACTTCCGGATCGCTGAAGCGGCGGCTACCCAGTTCACGTGCCAGTACATAATCGGCAAAACCGCTAATCAGCTCACGCCCGCTTGGTGCACGGAAGCCAACAGAATAGTTAATGGCGTTTTCCAGCGAGTAGCCTTCATGCGGGAATCCTGGCGGAATATAGAGAATATCACCCGGCTCCATCTCTTCATCGATAATGGCGTCAAACGGTTCAACCTGAAGCAGATCCGGATGCGGACAGTGCTGCTTCATCTCTGTTTTCTCACCTACGCGCCAGCGTCGACGGCCGGTGCCCTGGATAATAAATACGTCGTACTGGTCAAAATGAGGGCCTACGCCGCCTCCTGGCACTGAGAATGAGATCATAAGATCGTCCACACGCCAGTCCGGGATCATACGGAACGGATGCATCAGAGCCGCAGATGGCTCGTGCCAGTGGTCGACCGCCTGCACCAGCAGCGACCAGTTGTTTTCACCAAGATGATCAAAGCTCTCAAACGGGCCGTGGCTGACCTCCCATTTCCCGTCCTGATGGCTTACCAGACGGCTGTCGACTTCATTTTCCATCGCCAGGCCAGCCAGTTCATCGGGAGAAATGGGGTCAACGAAATTTTTGAAGCCGCGCTTAAGGACTACCGGGCGTTTCTGCCAGTAGCGTTGAATAAAATCGGGCCAGTTGAGATCGAGCTGATAATCCATGATGGTTTCCTGAAACGCCAAAGTTGTAAGATTATAACAGTGCGTGGCAGTCACTGTG carries:
- a CDS encoding ribosomal protein uL16 3-hydroxylase translates to MDYQLDLNWPDFIQRYWQKRPVVLKRGFKNFVDPISPDELAGLAMENEVDSRLVSHQDGKWEVSHGPFESFDHLGENNWSLLVQAVDHWHEPSAALMHPFRMIPDWRVDDLMISFSVPGGGVGPHFDQYDVFIIQGTGRRRWRVGEKTEMKQHCPHPDLLQVEPFDAIIDEEMEPGDILYIPPGFPHEGYSLENAINYSVGFRAPSGRELISGFADYVLARELGSRRFSDPEVQPREHNAEILPAEIDGIRAMMLDIINQPQHFNQWFGEFISQSRHELDVAPPEPPYQPDEIYDALQQGALLSRLGGLRVVSIGDAVFVNGEQIESPHRAALIALANDLTLGQDQFGDALDDPSFLAQLAALVNSGYWYFADEE